The following coding sequences are from one Ornithodoros turicata isolate Travis chromosome 1, ASM3712646v1, whole genome shotgun sequence window:
- the LOC135374433 gene encoding uncharacterized protein K02A2.6-like has protein sequence MAPFFVRKDELSVDCGCVTWGNRVVIPKALQAEVLQLLHEGHPGVTRMKMLSRSHVWWPKLTTCIEEAVKGCSTFQLTQNAAPKIQGSSWGWPTRRWQRVHLDFAYYNNEWFLVLVDAYSKWVDVQYMKSTTAAITVETLRTVFAAFGLPEKIVTDNGPQFVSDEYSNFLRTNAVQHTRTPPYHPASNGAAERLVQTVKRSLLRQFRDEESTGVTRTIRHRLDQFLFVYRNTPCPTTERSGFQRRPVHSNRLTRLWQSSLK, from the exons ATGGCACCGTTTTTTGTGCGGAAAGATGAACTGTCGGTAGACTGCGGTTGCGTCACGTGGGGAAACAGAGTTGTCATCCCAAAAGCACTACAAGCGGAAGTATTGCAACTTTTGCACGAAGGACACCCAGGCGTGACGCGCATGAAAATGTTATCGAGAAGCCACGTTTGGTGGCCTAAGTTAACCACGTGCATTGAGGAAGCCGTAAAAGGCTGTTCAACCTTCCAGCTTACTCAGAACGCAGCACCGAAAATACAGGGGTCATCGTGGGGTTGGCCAACCAGACGTTGGCAGAGGGTTCATTTGGACTTTGCATACTACAATAACGAATGGTTTTTGGTTCTTGTTGACGCCTACTCCAAATGGGTGGACGTCCAATACATGAAGTCAACCACAGCGGCCATCACTGTGGAAACACTACGCACGGTTTTTGCAGCTTTCGGACTTCCGGAGAAAATTGTGACGGACAATGGTCCTCAATTTGTGTCTGACGAATATTCAAATTTCCTGAGAACGAACGCTGTGCAGCATACGAGGACACCGCCGTACCACCCAGCCTCAAATGGAGCAGCGGAAAGACTTGTCCAGACAGTCAAACGAAGTCTCCTACGCCAATTTCGGGATGAGGAGAGCACAGGAGTGACTCGGACGATTCGACATCGACTGGATCAGTTTCTCTTCGTATACCGTAACACACCGTGTCCAACAACTG AACGATCCGGATTCCAGAGGAGACCAGTACACAGCAACCGCCTGACCCGGCTTTGGCAGTCCAGCCTCAAGTAG